The genomic interval GAAGAAGATGTTGCCGAGGTTGAAGCATTGTTCGGTGAAGGAGTCACTTTCACTGATGTCTTAATCCAAGCACAGCAACAACGTGGCCTTTATTATGCTTTTGCAACATTGGTATATGGTTTCCTGTCAATCATTGTAGCCATTACGATTTTCCATATTATGAATACCATCAGCATGGGAGTTTCCGCCCGAACTCGTCAATATGGAGTAATGCGTGCCATTGGCATGAGTAATCAACAGCTTACACGCATGATTTCTGCGGAAGCTGTCTCGTATGCCATAAGTGGTGTCATATTGGGATGTATTTTCGGATTGCTGTTTCATTGGTTCCTGTACTCCAGCCTTATCACTCGCACATTCGGAAATCCCTGGAGTGTTCCGTGGCTGGAATTGTGCTTGATCATAGGCGTGATTCTCGCAACCACGGCGCTGGCTGTACGAGGCCCAGCAAGAAGATTACACGCTATGTCGATTGTGGAAAATATCAGCTCGCAATAAAATTATATGGCATACGGCCAATAGGCTAAATACTCATGTGGATTTGAGAGGTTGTCCCTCCGAGAAGATCGGTGTGGGCAACCTTTTTATTTATCTTACAGATAAGTAAGATGGAAGTCATTTGGAAGTAAGATTGATTCCTTAAAATCGAAACAAATAAAGATTTCCTGCCGGACGACGGCAAAAGAAAAAAAGCCGTCGTAGAGCAGACAATTTGACACGCCCATTTGAAACGGCGGCTTTGATTTTCAGAGCCGCCGTTTCTTTGCGTTTACACAATCCTATGACGACTTGCAGGGACACGGTAGCCGATTGGAGGTTATTTTGCCGTGTCTCGTTTGCTTTTTCAAAGCTCACATGATCTACATCAGTTAAAAAAAGCATTGCTCCTCCTCCGGGCAAGTATAACATTGCATCGGCATTATCGTTCCATGTAATTCAGTATAATAATGACTGTTCTTGGCGCGCCAGTTTTCCCTCACGGAAATCTGGCGTTTTTTGTTGCCATTTTTTCGGAGATGACCCGGTTGTCTGCCGGTGTCGGTCTCCGCCTCCATTCGATTCACCCGTCAATCACCTGTGAATCGAAATGGAGGTACATAATGAAGAAAATTAACCTTCGGGAACTTTATCCTAATGTTTATACAACAGACTTTTTTGTAGATGTGACAGAGGAAGTAATGGAGACTATTCGAGCAGCTGAACGTGCGGAAGCTGCGTATGAGCGAAAGATGTATCGCTATAAGGCGTACTACTCCCTGGACTGCGACAACGGCATTGAAAATGCGATTCTGATGAAGCCCCAGACACCGGAAATGCTTTTGGAGGAAAAGCAGCTGCGGGAGCAGCTCTATGCTGCTGTGATGGCTCTGCCAGAGAAGCAGGCCAAGCGGATCTATGCCCGGTATTATCTGGGTATGCGTGTGAGTGAGATCGCCACAGCGGAGGGCGTAGACCAAAGCCGTGTCCGTGATAGTATCCGGCGTGGTCTGAAGCAACTAGCAAAGTATTTTTAGGATAGAACTACAAATGGGGCGCAAGGTCTCAAAATGCTTCTGGCACAGGGCCTTGCGCCCTATTTGCACGCTTGTATTCTTCGAGCAAAGGAAATATAATAAACCATATTGGAGGGAAACTATATGGATTATATGACGCTGAAAGAAGCAAGTGAAAAATGGGGTGTTACCCCAAGGCAGATCAATTATCTGTGTACCGGTGGGCGTATCCCCGGCGCTGTAAAGATGGCTACCATTTGGATGATTCCCAAGGATGCAGAGAAACCGGCAGACCGCCGTTTCAAAAATACAAAAAAATAATCCTCTCGTGAGGTTTCTGTGACATTTGGATGCTACACTAAGAATGAAGGAGTGTGATACAATGCGAATTTTAGTAGTCGAGGATGACCGACTTTTGAATAATACCTTGTGCTATAATCTGGATACTGCGGGCTATGCCGTGGACTCTGCATTGACAAAATCAGCAGCCAGCAACTTTCTGACCAAGCAGGACTATGACCTGATCGTGCTGGATGTAAACCTGCCGGATGGGAATGGCTTTGATTTCTGCCGTGAGGTAAAGGAGCGTCGGCCGGATACGGCGGTGATCTTCCTGACCGCAAACGATATGGAAAGTGATATGCTCAAAGGATATGAGCTGGGCGCGGAGGACTATGTGACCAAGCCATTTCCTATGAGCGTCTTTCAAAAAAAGCTGTCCGTGGTGCTGGGGCGGTTGGCGAAACAGTCTGGAGGCGATTGCTATGAGGATGGTGCGCTGTCCATCAATTTCTCGGAGATGACTGCTTCCCTGTCCGGTAAGCCGTTGGTGTTCACTCCGTTGGAATACCGGCTGTTGAAAATACTGACCAAAAATCCGCAGAATGTTTTGACCAGGCAGGTGCTGCTTGAAAAGCTGTGGGATGCCGATGGAAACTTTGTGGATGAACACGCCCTGACTGCGGCCATCAGCCGGGTGCGGAACAAAATTGAAACAGAGGGATGCCAGTACATCAAGACGGTGTACGGCATGGGCTATATGTGGATCGGAGGGGCATCGAAATGAATATGCGAAAACTCTCCATCAACAAAGCCTGTATCCTTTTGGGAACGCTTTTGCTGCTGGCGGTTGGTGCAGTCTGCGCCGCTGTTTATCTGCTGACCCAGAATATAACCGCTGTCCGGTGTGTGTTCCTGTTCAGTCTCTTTGTACTGCTCTGCGTTATCTTCTTTGTGGCTCTGATCCGCCGGAAGCTGGTTCGGTTCTCCGATGCCTTTTGTGGTCAGATGGATGATATGCTCTCCGAAAATATGCAGCCGAAGCAGACAACCTGCGAAGAAAGCCTGTTCTACAAAATCAACTATCGGCTGGGGCGGCTGTACGAGGTCATGCAGGAAAATAAAAACAGCATCGCAAAGGAACGGACTGACCTACAAGAGCTGATCTCTGACATCTCTCATCAGGTCAAGACCCCGATTGCCAACTTGAAAATGATCAACAACACGCTGCTTGAAAATGAGGTTCCTCCGCAGAAGCAAAAGGAATTTCTGACAGCCCAGGCCAGCCAGCTTGATAAGCTGGGCTTCCTCATGCAAGCCATGATTAAAACCTCCCGACTGGAAACGGGAGTCATTTCGCTGGAGCAGAGACAGCAACCGGTTTACGATACCCTTGCCGCTGCCCTAGGCGGGATTTTGCTCAATGCCGAAAAGAAAAAGATAGATGTGCAGGTGGAATGCCCGGAGCATTTGGATGCACGCCATGATAGAAAATGGACAAGCGAAGCCCTGTTCAACATTCTGGATAATGCTGTGAAATACACCCCGGCAGGCGGGCAGATCCGTGTGTCGGTGGAAGGCTGGGAAATGTATGTGAAGATCGACATTGCCGATACCGGCATCGGCATTTCAGAGCAGCACCAGGGGACGATTTTCAAGCGGTTTTATCGGGAAGATGTGGTGCATGATGTGGACGGTATTGGAATCGGTCTGTATCTGGCCCGTGAGATTGTGACCTTGCAGGGCGGTTATATCCGGGTAGCGTCTGAGGTTGGGAAAGGCTCAACCTTTTCTGTTTTCCTGCTCCGAAAGTAGAGTAAGCACACCCCGAAAATTGAAATGTCACAGATTCGTGACATTTGGGGCTGAATTTAGCGGAAATTTTTTGTGGCTCGTGACATTTCTGTGAGGTTTGGTCGTTACAATGGGTTTATCAAAAAGAAAGGATGGTGTTCTCTATGAGCATTTTGCAAACGACTGAACTGAAAAAATATTATGGTGCAGAGCCGAACATTACCAGAGCCTTGGATGGTGTGACCCTCTCTATTGAAAAAGGAGAATTTGTAGCTATCGTAGGAACCTCCGGCAGTGGTAAATCCACGCTGCTGAACATGATCGGCGGATTGGATGTGCCCACCTCCGGCCAGGTGGTCGTGGATGGCAAGGAGCTGTCCAAACTCAAAGACGAGGAACTGACCGTTTTCCGCAGAAGAAAGATCGGCTTTATCTTCCAGAATTACAATCTGGTACCGGTGCTGAATGTCTTTGAAAATATTGTGTTGCCTGTGGAGCTGGACGGAAACAAGGTAGACAAGAAGTTTATGAACGAAGTAGTGCAGATGCTGGGGCTTGAGGATAAGCTGAACAATATGCCCAATAACCTCTCCGGCGGCCAGCAGCAGCGCGTAGCCATTGCCCGCGCCTTGGTGTCAAAGCCCGCTATTGTCTTGGCTGATGAACCCACCGGCAACCTGGACAGCAAGACCAGCGCCGATGTGCTGGGGCTTCTGAAAACTACCAGCCAGAAATTCCACCAGACCCTCGTAATGATTACCCATAACAGTGAGATCGCCCAGCTTGCCGACCGCATTATTCGGATCGAGGATGGTAAGATCGTGCAGTAAAGGGGGGGCGGGACTATGAATGACATTCTATTTGGCAACAATAATTCCAAAGTAATTACCAAGCTATCCAAACGCTATTTCAAGAAGAATAAGGTACGCAATCTGGCTGCACTGCTGGCAATTATCCTGACTGCTTTCCTGTTTACCTCTATCACTTCCCTGGCGTTCAATATGGCGTCCTCCATCCAACTCTCTCTGCAAATGCAGAAAGGCAGCAAGGCGGATGGCACTTTGGGGTATATGACGGAGAAACAGTACGAGCAGCTTGTAAACAGCGATTTTGTGGACCAGGCAGGACACCGGCGTATCATTGGCTATGCAAGCAACACTTCCAGCCATTCCATTGAAATCAATTATGAAGATAGTGTGCAGCAGGAACTGACCTTCTGTGTGCCTACCCACGGAGCTGCACCGGAGAAAGCGAATGAGATCGCCACTACGGATTTGGCGCTGAAGGCGCTGGGTGTAGAACCTGAGATCGGCGCAGAGGTTCCGTTAGAATTTGAACTGCGGGGGAAAACTTATCATTACGATATGGTGCTTTCCGGCTGGTGGGAAGCAAGCAATGACTCTGTGAGCGTTGCGACTGTTTCAGAGCAGTTTATAAAAGAAAATCCCGATGTGGTTCAGAACACTTATGCGGTAGACCATGTAATGTCCGGCGTTACTTTTTCCGATGTCGTGCTGAAGAATAAAGCAAATGTTCAGCAGCAGTTGAATGAGTTCGTTTACTCCATTGGCGGCAATCCAGAGGATATGGGCGCAGACAATTTCATTCTCGCCTCCGAAAATCAAATGTCCCAGGGATTGACTTCATCAGAGTCCATCGTGCCTGCTGTTGTATTTATCCTGATGTTTGTCGTGTGCGGATACCTGCTGATCTACAATATCTTTGATATTTCCGTGATGCAGGATGTTCGTCAATACGGTCTGCTGCGGACGATTGGAACTTCCACACGGCAGATCAAGAGCATTGTGAACCGTCAGGCGGTCTGGCTCACGCTGATCGGACTGCCTATTGGTCTGATTGCCGGTTTCTTTGCCGGTTGGGTGCTGCTTCCTATCGTGACAGAGATCATTAACCTTGAATACTCTATGGTGGGTACATCCGTATCGACCTCGCCCCTGATCTTTGTTATTGCCGCTCTCTTTACAATTTTGACCGTGCTTATCAGCACCCGGAAGCCTGCAAAAAAGGCGGCAAAGATTTCTCCTCTGGAGGCGATCCGCTACACCGAGCAGAACGCCTATAAAAAGAGCAGTGCCAAGCGTACCAATAGAGTAAAGCTGTCCCGCATGGCCTTTTCCAACCTGGGGCGCAATCGTCGGCGTTCAGCGTTTATCATTATTTCCCTGCTTCTGTGCATCGTCCTGTTTAACTCTATCATCATTGTGACGCAAAGCCTTGATGAAGAAAAGTGGGTAAACCGTGTTACCAGAACAGATTTTAATGTCTATAACTCCGCCGCATTTAATGTAATGGAGGGCGTTCAGCACCATGAAGATACGCTCTCACAACAGGCAGTGGATCTGATTGCCGGACAGCCCGGAGTTGAGGATGAACGCTATCTTTACCGAAATACAAAGGACGATAGAAATGTGCTGGTTGACTATGGGTTTGAAGATTTAAGCGGTATAGAGCTATTCCATGAGGAAGAAGGCGTTGTAAATCAAAGCTATCAGGGATATAGCCTGTACACAAGTTCTGATACCGAAAGGCGCTATTTTGGTAATGTGATGGGAGCCTCCGAGAATTTCTGGGCGGATATGCGTATTTTTGAAGGCGAAAAAGATGCCGAAACCTTAACGCAGAAAATGGCTACCGGAGAATATGTCATTATTGGTTGCCCCATCGACAAATTGACAGAGGAACCAAATAACACTCCGCTGACCGATCAGTTACAGGTCGGGGAGAGCATTTCCTTCTACAAGGATGGGGAACTGGTCAAAACCAGCACCATCCTTGCAAAAGCGATTCTCGTGGGAACAGAAACAGAAACGCCCACAGGCACTACCGCTCAGGCACACATCGCCGGTGATGCTCCTTTTGTATATCTGCCGGACACTGTATTCAAGGAAATCTATGACGCTCCCACGCTTCTGACTTATGGATTCAATGTGGAGGAAGCCTTGCAGCCGCAGATGGAAGAATTCTTGAGCAGCTATGTGAGCGAAAATACTTCGGTTGCCTATACTTCCACCAAGCTGTTGAAAGAGCAACTTGATTCGGTCCGCAGCATGATTCTGGTTATCGGCGGTTTGATTGGCTGCATCATGGCCTTTGCGGGACTGATCAACTTTACCAACATGATTATTACCAACATCATCACCCGCCGCCATGAGTTCGCTACCATGCAAAGCATCGGTATGACCGGCAAGCAGCTTCGCCGCCTGATGGTCTATGAGGGCATCTATTATGCCGCCGGCGCAGACATTATTGGCGGAGCAGCCGCAGCGGTCCTGGCAGTCACGGTGCTAAAGAGCGCATTAAATGGCCCCTCCATGTGGTTCTTTACCCTGAACATTACATTGGTTCCTGTTCTGGTCATTGGTGTGCTTTATCTGCTGCTGGCTGCGGTCATTCCGCTGATTGTTCTCCACTTCTTTAACAAGGGAACTGTGGTGGAACGGCTGAGGACTTCGGAGTAACGGCAGAGATTGCTACAATAAATAATCATAAACCTATTGAAAGCCGGGAGGAGGCATTTCCTCTCGGCTTTCCTCAAAAAAATTGAAATCTCACAGATTGGTGAGATTTCAGCTTGTTATTTTGTCGAAATGGCGTATGCCCGTGACATTTCTGTGAGGATTGCCTGTTAAAATAAAAGAAAAGTGAAAAAGTTGCCGCACGATGGCAAAAGAAAAAAAGCCATCGTACAGCGACTATATTGTTATGCACTTTGCAACGGTGGCTTTGAAAAAATCAGAGCCGCCGTTTCCTTTCGTCTATCTAAAATGAACGACGACCCTACACCCTGCAATCTGGTACGGCGGCACATAGGAGGATGCCGCCATGTCAATTTTCGTCATTCACAATAGCCATGAGTTACACCAGCTAAAAAAAGTCTTGCCCCTCCTCCGGGGGAGTATGACTATCTATCAGTATTATCGTTCCATCTAAATCAGCAGAATAGTAGGTATTTTTGTCGCGCCAATTTCCCATTACGGGGAGTTGGCGTTTTTTGCTTTCGATTTTTCGGGAAGGCGTCCGAAGTATGTCGCTGCCGATCCCCGCCTCCTTTCGATTCACTCGTCAACCGCCCGTGAATCGAAATGGAGGTACATAATGAAGAAAGTCAATCTTAGGGACTTATATCCCGATGTTTATAAAAACGATCATTTTGTAGAAGTAACAGAAGATGTGCTGGAGACGATCCGTGCCGCTGAGCGTGCAGAAGCTGCTTATGACCGGAGGATGTATCGCTATAAAGCGCATTACTCTCTGGACTGTGATAACGGCATTGAAAATGCGATCCTGATGAAGCCCCAGACGCCGGAAATGCTCCTGGAGGAAAAGCAGCTGCGGGAGCAGCTCTACGCCGCAGTGATGGCTCTGCCGGAGAAGCAGGCCAAGCGGATCTATGCTCGGTATTACCTGGGTATGCGTGTGAGCGAGATAGCAGTAGCGGAGGATGTAGACCCAAGCCGTGTCCGTGACAGCATCCGGCGTGGTCTGAAGCAGCTGGCAAAGTATTTTTGAAAAAGTTTCGTTTGGTGCGCTCGTTTTTTGCTCTTTTTGTCAGAGTTAATAAGAAGGACAAGTTTTCCCCCTTCAACAGCACTTTGACAATTTCATAGACAGCATAACAGGTACATAACCCGTGTACGAGCGAGTGTGGAACGCCGCGAAGATAGAGCAGTCAGGGAGGTGATGAACAAAGCTGCTTTGGAGCGATCTACGATTCCACAAAACGGATGGTGGCAGATTCGGCGCGAGGACTGCACGGGGGCTTAAAGATACTTCCTCACGGCCTCCTAAAGACTTGGGGGGAACCCTGCGGCGCACGAGTAAAACGACGCTGCGGAGTTATGACAACCGCGCCAGCGGAGACCTGCTATGTTCCCAGCGTTAGGGGGCGTGGCAAATATGACGAGTAATCCGAACAGAATAACAGTAGCCGCACCAGGTTTTTATCCGAAGATTTTTTTCAGACTGGTGCGGCTGTTTAAGTATTAAGATATTAAGGAGGCGAGAGTGATGTTTGAAAAATTCCATCGAGGTGACATATATTCGGCTGATTTAAGTCCTGGTATTGGCTCCGAACAAAGTGGCTCTCGTCCTGTACTCATTCTTCAAAACAATGTGGGAAATTGTTTCAGTCCTACGATTATTATTGCAGCAATTACCAGTGTAAGTAAAAAATGCAGAAAATTCCCCACGCATTACCACTTAAACGACAGATGCGGTTTGATGAAACCATCTGTTGTTATGCTGGAACAGATCAGAACAATCGACAAGTCGAGGTTAAAAAACTATATTGGTCATCTAAACAAGGATGACATGGAAAACATAAACAAGACGCTCTTGTGTAGTCTGGGGATTACATAAAAGTGCCGAAAGGCCGTATCATTTTCAGGCTGTGCAAGTAGAGTTATAATTTCGTTAGGAATTGCGGAGGTGATTCTGAATGGAGAATATCCAGAATAAAAGCGCATTGATTCCTTCAGATGAAATCCGGTCAGAAGAACTTCTGGCGGAACAAAAATTTGAAGCGTTTATCACTTCGCTGGCACATATTATCGAGAAATATGGTATGAGAGTGCTGGGCGAGGTTGACGGAGCTGCGTGAGAATCGCAGCTTTACATAGGATATTTTCCAAAAGTAAATTTTGGAGGTATGAATTATGAACCGATATGGAAAACGCTGTGTTTTGTATCCGAGGGTCAGCACAGAGATGCAAGTGGACGGATACAGCCTGGAAGGTCAAAAAAATATGCTGACACGATTTGCGGATCGTGAGGAAATGATCGTTGTTGATACTTATGAAGATGCCGGTAAATCCGGTAAATCCATTGAGGGACGACCTGCCTTTCAAAAAATGCTCAGAGATATTGAGGATGGCTTGGACATTGACTATATTTTAGTGTATAAGCTGTCACGGTTTGGCCGTAATGCAGCAGATATACTTAACTCTTTGGAGTTGGTTCAATCTTATGGTGTAAATCTGATTTGCATAGAAGAAGGGATTGATTCCTCTCAGACAAGCGGAAAACTTTTGATTTCTGTACTATCTGCTGTGGCTGAGATTGAGCGTGAGAATATTATCGAGCAGACGATGAACGGGCGGCGCGAAAAGGCACGGCAGGGTGGATGGAATGGTGGCTTTGCTCCCTACGGATATACACTGGAAGATAACAAGCTGATGATTGAAGAAACAGAGGCTGTGGCAATACGGAAGATTTTTGAATTATATACTTCATCGGAAATCGGTTTGGGTGGTATTGCGAATCAGTTGAACTTACAAGGTATACGGAAAATTCCGAGGCAGAATGGCACATTAGAGGATTGGACAGGACATTTTATTAAACTGATATTGGATAACCCGGTTTATTGCGGTAAAATTGCCTATGGACGGAGAACGAAGGAAAAAGTCAAAGGCACAAAAAACGATTACCAGATGAAAAGAAATGACGATTACATTCTGACAGAGGGACAGCATAAAGGAATCGTTAGTGAGGAGGTATGGGAAAAGGCTCATGCCAAGCGTCTTAGAACCGGAGTAAAGCAACCGTCAAAAATTGGGCGGGATCGAGTTCATTTGTTATCAGGTCTGCTGAAATGCCCGGTTTGTGGAAGTCCCATGTATACGAATAAACACGCATGGACAAATAAAGATGGCACTTACAAAGAAATTTACTATTATGTATGTAGTCGGAATAGGATGGTCCGGGGTAAGCATTGTGAATATAAGGCGATGCTGAAAAAGACCGATATTGAACCGATGGTCATTGAGGCAATTCGTGAGATCGTAAGGAATGAGGAATATGCCCAAGCCATTAAAAAACGGATTGGCGTTCAGATTGACACGAAAGCAGTGGATAAAGAACTGGAGGGCTATCAGGCAAAGCTGAAGGAAGTTGATCTGAATAAAACAAGATTGGAACGGGAAATTGACAGTCTCCCTGCTGATGCAAAATACCGGGAACGAAAGCTCCATGATATGACCTTGCGGTTAGATTCCCTATATGATGTCATTGTTGAGCTGGAGGAAAAAATCGAAGATGCCAGACTTCGGCGAGATGCAATTAAGCAGCAGGCAATTACTCTTGAGAATATTTACAAAATCATGGTGAATTTCGACTGCGTTTATAATATAATAAATGACGAAGAAAAGAGAAATGTGGTCACAGCCTTGATTAAGGAAATTGAAATTTACAGGAATGACGAGTCTGAATATCCGCTAAAGCGGATTGGTTTGAATTTTCCGGTGTTCAAGGATGGCGGGGAAGTTACGGAGCTTTTGTGGGACAAAGGGAATACCGTTGAGACTGTGGCACTGCTGAATAGAATATCTGAATAAGGCGGTGAAAAAATGTCTTTACCGAAGTATAATGAGCTATATCTTCCTTTTCTAACAGTAATACAAGATGGTGCTGTTTATTCTACAAGAGAAATTAAGGCCAAGCTGGCATCCTATCTTTGCCTTTCAGAAGATGATCTCTCACTTTTGCTTTCTAACAGTATGCAATCCGTCTGGTCGACAAGGGTCGGTTGGGCAAATACATACTTGAAAAAAGCAGGACTTGTGATCGCGCCGAAAAAGGGCCATTGTCAAATAACCGATGAGGGGAAGCGTTTGCTAGAAAGTGATGTTGATATTACAAATCACTATCTTCAGCAGCATTATCCCGCCTTTGAAGCGTTTGTAAAAGGAAAAAAGAGCGAAAATACCGATTCCGATGCAACAGTGCAGCGGGATGCTTCCGAAACACCGCAGGAAACATTTGAGCGAGTCTATTCCATCATCAATGAGCAGCTGGCAGATGAACTGCTTGCTGCTATTATGGATCAAACGCCAACATTCTTTGAAGCTCTTGTTGTAGATTTAATGAAAGCTATGGGATATGGCGACGGATTTGTTACAAAAACAAGTGGTGACGGCGGGATTGACGGCATTATTCACGAAGATAAGCTTGGGTTTAACTTGATTTATATTCAGGCAAAACGCTGGGCCACGGACACGACCATCGGAAAGCCGGAAATTCAGAAATTTGCCGGTGCGATGATGGGACCGCCAAAAGTGGATAAAGGGCTTTTTATTACGACTGCCAAGTTTTCTCAAGGTGCAAGAGATTTTGCGAACGCGCAACATATCATTCTTGTTGATGGTGAAAAGTTGACCGAACTCATGATTGAATATAATTTGGGTGTATCAGCGCAAAAAACATATCAAATCAAA from Clostridiales bacterium carries:
- a CDS encoding sigma-70 family RNA polymerase sigma factor encodes the protein MKKINLRELYPNVYTTDFFVDVTEEVMETIRAAERAEAAYERKMYRYKAYYSLDCDNGIENAILMKPQTPEMLLEEKQLREQLYAAVMALPEKQAKRIYARYYLGMRVSEIATAEGVDQSRVRDSIRRGLKQLAKYF
- a CDS encoding DNA-binding protein, with protein sequence MDYMTLKEASEKWGVTPRQINYLCTGGRIPGAVKMATIWMIPKDAEKPADRRFKNTKK
- a CDS encoding response regulator transcription factor; this encodes MRILVVEDDRLLNNTLCYNLDTAGYAVDSALTKSAASNFLTKQDYDLIVLDVNLPDGNGFDFCREVKERRPDTAVIFLTANDMESDMLKGYELGAEDYVTKPFPMSVFQKKLSVVLGRLAKQSGGDCYEDGALSINFSEMTASLSGKPLVFTPLEYRLLKILTKNPQNVLTRQVLLEKLWDADGNFVDEHALTAAISRVRNKIETEGCQYIKTVYGMGYMWIGGASK
- a CDS encoding HAMP domain-containing histidine kinase; this encodes MNMRKLSINKACILLGTLLLLAVGAVCAAVYLLTQNITAVRCVFLFSLFVLLCVIFFVALIRRKLVRFSDAFCGQMDDMLSENMQPKQTTCEESLFYKINYRLGRLYEVMQENKNSIAKERTDLQELISDISHQVKTPIANLKMINNTLLENEVPPQKQKEFLTAQASQLDKLGFLMQAMIKTSRLETGVISLEQRQQPVYDTLAAALGGILLNAEKKKIDVQVECPEHLDARHDRKWTSEALFNILDNAVKYTPAGGQIRVSVEGWEMYVKIDIADTGIGISEQHQGTIFKRFYREDVVHDVDGIGIGLYLAREIVTLQGGYIRVASEVGKGSTFSVFLLRK
- a CDS encoding ABC transporter ATP-binding protein; the protein is MSILQTTELKKYYGAEPNITRALDGVTLSIEKGEFVAIVGTSGSGKSTLLNMIGGLDVPTSGQVVVDGKELSKLKDEELTVFRRRKIGFIFQNYNLVPVLNVFENIVLPVELDGNKVDKKFMNEVVQMLGLEDKLNNMPNNLSGGQQQRVAIARALVSKPAIVLADEPTGNLDSKTSADVLGLLKTTSQKFHQTLVMITHNSEIAQLADRIIRIEDGKIVQ
- a CDS encoding FtsX-like permease family protein encodes the protein MNDILFGNNNSKVITKLSKRYFKKNKVRNLAALLAIILTAFLFTSITSLAFNMASSIQLSLQMQKGSKADGTLGYMTEKQYEQLVNSDFVDQAGHRRIIGYASNTSSHSIEINYEDSVQQELTFCVPTHGAAPEKANEIATTDLALKALGVEPEIGAEVPLEFELRGKTYHYDMVLSGWWEASNDSVSVATVSEQFIKENPDVVQNTYAVDHVMSGVTFSDVVLKNKANVQQQLNEFVYSIGGNPEDMGADNFILASENQMSQGLTSSESIVPAVVFILMFVVCGYLLIYNIFDISVMQDVRQYGLLRTIGTSTRQIKSIVNRQAVWLTLIGLPIGLIAGFFAGWVLLPIVTEIINLEYSMVGTSVSTSPLIFVIAALFTILTVLISTRKPAKKAAKISPLEAIRYTEQNAYKKSSAKRTNRVKLSRMAFSNLGRNRRRSAFIIISLLLCIVLFNSIIIVTQSLDEEKWVNRVTRTDFNVYNSAAFNVMEGVQHHEDTLSQQAVDLIAGQPGVEDERYLYRNTKDDRNVLVDYGFEDLSGIELFHEEEGVVNQSYQGYSLYTSSDTERRYFGNVMGASENFWADMRIFEGEKDAETLTQKMATGEYVIIGCPIDKLTEEPNNTPLTDQLQVGESISFYKDGELVKTSTILAKAILVGTETETPTGTTAQAHIAGDAPFVYLPDTVFKEIYDAPTLLTYGFNVEEALQPQMEEFLSSYVSENTSVAYTSTKLLKEQLDSVRSMILVIGGLIGCIMAFAGLINFTNMIITNIITRRHEFATMQSIGMTGKQLRRLMVYEGIYYAAGADIIGGAAAAVLAVTVLKSALNGPSMWFFTLNITLVPVLVIGVLYLLLAAVIPLIVLHFFNKGTVVERLRTSE
- a CDS encoding sigma-70 family RNA polymerase sigma factor, with amino-acid sequence MKKVNLRDLYPDVYKNDHFVEVTEDVLETIRAAERAEAAYDRRMYRYKAHYSLDCDNGIENAILMKPQTPEMLLEEKQLREQLYAAVMALPEKQAKRIYARYYLGMRVSEIAVAEDVDPSRVRDSIRRGLKQLAKYF
- a CDS encoding type II toxin-antitoxin system PemK/MazF family toxin, giving the protein MFEKFHRGDIYSADLSPGIGSEQSGSRPVLILQNNVGNCFSPTIIIAAITSVSKKCRKFPTHYHLNDRCGLMKPSVVMLEQIRTIDKSRLKNYIGHLNKDDMENINKTLLCSLGIT
- a CDS encoding recombinase family protein; this encodes MNRYGKRCVLYPRVSTEMQVDGYSLEGQKNMLTRFADREEMIVVDTYEDAGKSGKSIEGRPAFQKMLRDIEDGLDIDYILVYKLSRFGRNAADILNSLELVQSYGVNLICIEEGIDSSQTSGKLLISVLSAVAEIERENIIEQTMNGRREKARQGGWNGGFAPYGYTLEDNKLMIEETEAVAIRKIFELYTSSEIGLGGIANQLNLQGIRKIPRQNGTLEDWTGHFIKLILDNPVYCGKIAYGRRTKEKVKGTKNDYQMKRNDDYILTEGQHKGIVSEEVWEKAHAKRLRTGVKQPSKIGRDRVHLLSGLLKCPVCGSPMYTNKHAWTNKDGTYKEIYYYVCSRNRMVRGKHCEYKAMLKKTDIEPMVIEAIREIVRNEEYAQAIKKRIGVQIDTKAVDKELEGYQAKLKEVDLNKTRLEREIDSLPADAKYRERKLHDMTLRLDSLYDVIVELEEKIEDARLRRDAIKQQAITLENIYKIMVNFDCVYNIINDEEKRNVVTALIKEIEIYRNDESEYPLKRIGLNFPVFKDGGEVTELLWDKGNTVETVALLNRISE
- a CDS encoding restriction endonuclease; translated protein: MSLPKYNELYLPFLTVIQDGAVYSTREIKAKLASYLCLSEDDLSLLLSNSMQSVWSTRVGWANTYLKKAGLVIAPKKGHCQITDEGKRLLESDVDITNHYLQQHYPAFEAFVKGKKSENTDSDATVQRDASETPQETFERVYSIINEQLADELLAAIMDQTPTFFEALVVDLMKAMGYGDGFVTKTSGDGGIDGIIHEDKLGFNLIYIQAKRWATDTTIGKPEIQKFAGAMMGPPKVDKGLFITTAKFSQGARDFANAQHIILVDGEKLTELMIEYNLGVSAQKTYQIKRIDSDYFLDT